In the Arachis ipaensis cultivar K30076 chromosome B04, Araip1.1, whole genome shotgun sequence genome, GTGACGGGGCTGACCCTGGTGACGCTCGACTCGGGTCGGGGCCTCTGGGAGATTACTTCGTTGGTGTACCCGCCGATGACCAGCCTCAGTAGGAGGGTACCCCATGGGTTATTCCGGGATCACAGTGGTCAGACTTCCTTGCCTCAGATACGCTTGATGCGGACTTCGGGGGTCAGCAGTTTTTAGAGGAGATTACCACCATCATGCAGGAGGACATGTCGGCCCGGAGACGTGGTCAGACCTCCGGCACGCAGGCACCTTTAGATGTCGATCTGAACGAGCCTCCTACGACATCCGTTGCCGACCATTTTGGTTTGGGAGGTACCCTACCCTCCGCCTACACTGCTGCATCACATTCAGTTGCCGGGCCGTCTGTGGCACCCATCCATTGTACGCCACCTGCACAGCCTGCCCCGGATGAGGAGGAGGACGAGATCGAGGACGAGGAGCCGCTTATCCGCAGAGGTCAGAGGACACGGGTACCCCGTCGTTGCTTTACGGGCTCGCATCTGTTTAGATGATTCATGTTTTATGTATGCTGGCCATGTTAACTTTTGTTGTTATCTTAGCTTTATTTCACTTTTGTAGTACGCCACAATGTAATATTTTGATTTACTTATTAAAAATTGCATTCACCAGACTTGTAGAAAGACTCAAAGCGAAACATAACATATTCATTAGTTAACCCACAGCATGGCCAATACAACACACAAAGCTCAACAAGTTACATGAGTGCTTAAATAAAACATCGAAGCGCGAAACTTAAAAAAATAAGTACCAAGACTAAGAACATGGCTACTAATGGCCCCCTCTGTGAGACGATCCAGCTAGCTGTGGGCAATTCCGGCGTGTGTGTCCGGGTTGGCGACATAGGCCACACCTCTTTGGCCAGTTCGGATCCGCCTCGTCCATATTCGTCCGCATCCTAGTGGACCTCGGATGACCCTCTCTCGTACGCCTCTTGTTAGGGTCTGGTATCACAGTGGGCCCGTTGTAtggtggccagaaaccctccGGGATCGGAGGTGTGAATCCAATCCGATACACACTGAATACCGAACTAATCCGATAGACGCTGTGAACATAAGAGGTACAGGTCACTCGTGAGTAGGCACAACATGCAAGTGCGTGCTGACACGGAAAATGAAGTGCCTGAAAGTACCCGCAATCACATGTCTGAGAGGCAAGCGATACTCTGTAGCTACCCAATGAGAAAGAGCCCGTCGGAGTGGTCTCCGCtacggtgaactcggagttatcccggtcatacaaagtcaccgtgaagcacctgaccgtcttcaagttggcctcaatacacttcaccaagtactgactgaattgttgtccggttcccatctgggcctcagcctctctccccttgcgaacaaagagtttcgcaagccttccatatgttgccttcaccagAGAGCATACAGGGAGGTTTCTGACACCCTTcaggattgagttcacacactcggagatattcgtcgtcatgtgaccgaatctcCGTCCCTCATCACGATGCTGAGTCCACAAGGAATAATCAATCCGGTTTGCCCACTCATACATCGCCGGGTCTTCAGACCgaagaatatcaaaccagtaatcaaactcAACCTCGGTCTTGGCATATGCCGCATTCACTAGAATCCTTCGtgcgtctttgcccttgaaggtaagggcaaaattagccgctacgtgtcgaatgcagaatgcacggtatgcAGATGGAGGTAACCAACCTCTGTCAGGAGCCTCAAGcgcagccttgatgccgttatgcctgtccgatataaccagAAGATCGGGCTGCGGTGCCACATGCTGTcgaaggtgggagagaaagaatgaCCAAGACTCTGCATTCTCACCCTCTACTAGTGCGAATACAACAGGtagaatgttggagttcccgtcctgtgcaatcgcgatgaGCAAAGTACCCCCGTACTTCCCATACAGATGGGTGTCGTCAATGCTAACTAGGGGCTTGCAATGGCGAAATGCCTCGATGAGCGGTGGAAACGTCCAGAAAAGTCTGtggaaaaaagcttgagactcgtcTACTTGTCCACTAACTCAAACGGGGCTCGTCCGTAGGATTGCAACAGTACCGGGCATCGTCAACTGGACTCCCAACACCCACCTGGggagctcgttgtatgactcatcccagtcaccgtatatgagggcaatagccttctgcttcgccatccagaccctcatgtaagtcggcctaaacccaaagtgtgcTGCCGTGacatttaggagcaccttgatgctgacgaatgcatcagccctaaccattggcataatgaacgccGAAATCCCATGATAATCCAAGCTCCTGTGGTCACTCGAGATGGAGGTCGCAAGACAAGTgtgaggtccattgtaccgtttgacctcccaaatgcccttgcgctgccgcagactcagtcgaatcaaccatgtgcacccattcccaaactcagaacacttgcccacataacGGCGATGATCAGACtccactaccttgtactgtacccctcgccggatgctgcaagtcttcacacttaacagggcctcatctttatcctgaaattgctgaccaacctggaactctgtcagaccagcagtcccttccgcatctctagctccgaatccaaCAGAGTGCCCTGAAACaccctcctgcctcatggcatccaggtccaaagaggaaaaatgtggtggatactACTGTGTGCCAGAACTAGAACCACCGACCGCCAATGCAGGCTCAGTCGCTCCAACCTCGTCGCCGCTGTCATCCTCAATCATATCCAGCTCGACGTCGTCCTCCTCTACATCACCCAACAATCCGTCTCCGACGCCAACCGGTGGAACGCCCTGTAAAGCGTTCGGCAGAATATCAACTGATCCTACCACGTCGCCTACTCCGTCATTGAGATCAACAGCAAAAGACGGGGAGGCGACAGGTTGGACCGCTGGCTCGTACACAGGGACGGAcgaagaagcaacggcaggccTGGAACTGGAACCGACTGTCGTGGCTACagtggtggtattccggttcgaaccccctgagctggataccacatcaaccagctttgccaacaattctggtgtcctcacctctggaaactgcctccgacaaagaaacatgacttgcaggtcctcatcactaccaatcgtgaaacaatcatacttcacggtatcCTGCAAGAccgtgattggaatgcgatagaaaaacttcttaacccgcttcgcaccttccagacaaagtttcatcagcacagatctaacaaggtcatcatagctcgtcgttgagttcacgacaatacagagaggatccttatctgtgaacttcacaccggaacgagttttcctcttaatggatcctctgtggtgaaccaaaacaacaaaactctcctcactagccatcttacacCCTCTAATGAGAGAAACTCACGTTTACAACCATATATATACTGCTCTGTCTACCACTaaatcgaaccagcctggttcgaattagggtttgtgtaattcgaaccagcttggttcaaATTACTTGATGCAGCCTCTCtctctataattcgaaccagcctggttcgaattatatgatGCAGCcttctctctctataattcgaaccagcctggttcgaattactagcaATGCTAAATCGAACCAACATTGTTCGATTTACTTGAACCAGCTCCTCTATGTAATTCGAACTGCATTGGTTCGAATTATTAATGAATACAGTTCGAACCActgtggttcgaattatataaatatgTGGTTTGGCTCATTACTGAAACGATTTTGGTTTTGGCTTATTTACGTAATTTCGTCCTGGCATTGGCTTATTATAGTTTTTTaccctatttttttaaaatagtttataaaAACTATGTttagtaaatcaaattaaaattttttttaataaatataaataataattatatttaataaaatagtttttaaaaattaaaaatattatactTTTCGGAGTGTATTAGCATTTGCCATTTTTTCATCTATTCTCTTTAAACAATGTAAAACACACTTTAATCAAACCCCATCTAAAATTTCTTTTCAATAAATTCACCTTCAGGCTTCAGCGGGTATTTTATATGGCTTTATCATGATAAACAATAGAATTACTCAACAGTCAATATTGttattgtaacaccctatcacacagagctttacacttaGAATGTAAAATAAAGATGGTGTGGTATTATAACTAGggttggaagtgagtcaagccagctcatgagttagctcgagctcgacttgttaatagctcgataagctaagctcATGAGCTAGTGAGTCAAACTTGAACttggaattgagctcataaattaaatgagacgAGCTTGAGATTcgataagctcagctcattagtTCATGAGCtgactcgattatatatatatatatatatataaatatatatatatgcatttaatctatacttttaatattatatatatacatatgaaatagtaatatataattatatatattaatgatcttaattatttaaaattttatatttattttttacatataattttgatgtgggacataaaaaaaaatatataaattataatttattgatatagaataatagattatgtatttatgtttctattatttgagccagctcgtaAGTTTTTGGTGAGCCGAGCATGAGCTTAAGAAATAGggtcgattgttaatgagtcgagccgtgagccaagctcaatttttgtgagtcgagcttgagcttggtctacCTCGGCTCAGCTCGGCTCACTTCTAGCCCtaattacaacctctaaaataaattatatacatataatagcagaaaggaTATAATATACGAGGAGCTTGGAGAAACAGGTAcaataaaaatcgcgaaataaagaGCGCAACGCTCAGATAATGAGTTAACTTACGTGCCAAGAAAGTTATAGCTAACAAGTATAAGATAACAAAAACTAGGAATAGatggccaaagatacaaaataacaagctcctaattCATCCTGCGAAGCCAAGACTagtcggagaatatttacataaatatatacatatccaaaacccaaaattacataaacaaaatcctatCTCTCCATAAGTCTCTAAGAGGAGCAAAATAAACAAGTTATTCGGAGAGAAAGTTaggtacatatatacataaaaaagaaaaccCCGAAAATCACTCTGCTTCAAaagtccagacgcctagcgaggtgcctctcgacctgcatctgaaaaacaacaatatagtATGGGGTAAGAACCaaggggttctcagcatggtaaaggtgtcacgcacataatatataaggtcctgggaatggcagaggcaatcctagaacgctgaCACTCTGATTATCaaacttaaagaataaaaaaCGAAAGCCATATACATGGGTGGTTGTCTAAGGTTCTAAACTTAACCAACTCTATCCAAAACCTTTTCCTCTAATCCTCCAACTCTGGTGAAACCACAGACAGACAAACAGGCAAAACAAGCACATATAGAATATAAATGCAGCAGGTAACAATACAGCAAGTAAGCAGAATAATCACGTAGACAATCTCAATTAATGTACAAGCAATCAAAACACACAAATGCAtgtgatgcatgcctgtcctatggctgatgatatcatctgtcggttatataaccaacccgacatgtcctagtAGTTAACCATGGACTGAAACACCCATGCAGAGCAAGTGGGTTTGAACTACAATCCCTtactactacccgcttaacctaGAGTCAGTGAAATAACTACTACTGCAGCTACTACCcaagcgggtgtttaaaagctcaacttggagcaagtggaataatccactactcctgctactacccaggcgtcacaaatACTGACCTGGAACAAGCGGAACAAACCACAATTCTTGCTATTGCCCTGGTTTCACATTCAGGAATCCATGATCATTTTTATTATCATTTCAATTCTTTtataatcattcaaaattcataaTTAACTTAGTTTTCATCGTTCTTCTTTCTGATCTCATATCTGTAGCAAGTAAACAATCCCACTGCCTACTACCTGGGGGTACAAACATTTCAtaatcattcaattcattcaaataTCGTACTTCAATATCAATCATTCAACCATTTAAACTATTCAATTCTCACTCCCTCAACTCATTCAAAGTTCTCaatttaatatacttcaagtcAATACTCATCAATAACATTCATCAACACAATTCCTTTAACAAACTCGACTAGTTCATAATCAGTTCATCACTAACCACTTTTATAACAATTCCAACCAATTCCTCAATACCAATTACGTCTCCATCCTTCCTCAGTCATTTCACATCTAATTACACAATTCAATTCTTAATTCACTATTCATAAATATTACAATTAACAATTACCTTTATCATTATCAAAGTTATCATTCATTAACCTCCTTACCACATCAACTATATTCATACTATAAGACCAACAATTTATCATTTCTCAATAAACCAAACATGCAATGCCAACTAAACAACCAAATAAATTCCAACACTTATAATTCAACTTTTCCTaagtcgtctagcctaagttttcacgagacattatatattaaatacgagaaaccaaaactataccttggccgattttccgtTAATCTCATAACACCTGAAGTGTTCACCGCACCACAAGATCCACCACTCCAGTCCCACACCAATGAACCCAGCctccaaaattcaatctctagcTTCCAATCCCTCAAATTGTTTCCAATCCACAACCAATTTCAATCTAACATCTTAATAttcactataatcaacatagAGTTCACTAATTCAACATTTCACAAAGGAATTGAGGGTGCTTACCTGACCCACAGCTCCAATGAGCTAAACCCGACAATTCTCGTGAGTTAATTCGAACCTAAACTtactaaaaaattaattaatttatttactaatttttcgaattttaaaGTTGTAATAGCTTATTGGTCTATCTTTGTTTATTTGGTATTTAAGTGATAGTGAAGTTAATAAAGATAACAAGCTTAATTATTTTATTCTACAATATAATGCAAATGTTACCTTAATTATACAAATGGTACTTCTTAGTTCTTACATCCATGTTTTCATTATCaaattctttttactttcatttttatattttaacacaATTGGATGACATGGAACACAAATGGATGATTATGGTGCATAGCAactttaattgaaattaaattctaTGTGAAAACATAGCAACTTTTGCATTATAATGTGCTTTGAAACCCCATCTTCTCGAAATGCTACTCAAACATCAAAACAATACAACATTTGCACTTTCTCCTAATGTCTTGTGccaataaaaaaattagacaGCAAGACTATTGAAAGAATGAATGCAACACTACACAACAAAACATTGATGGACTCATTTATGATTGGATATAATTttctgctgtttttttttttttgcagcacACGTTAGTGTAATGTAAAATTGAACATGACCTTTCATATTATCTGTTGCATAAATATTATGATCACAAGGAAACAATACTAGCATTGTCACTATTGGATACACTTGATGAATTGGCAGGACCAAACAGTAATTCCAAGCTAAAATCACTTCCACATATTGATCTTCCTTTCTTCCCAACTTTGTCCAAATCCTGTATTCCCAGCTACAAAATAGCAAAAGGAAACAAAGTCACATTTTTAATGTAAATAGTGATAACAATCAAATTGGTCTTTTAGTTTTCACCTAATGATGATATTAGTCTCTCAATTTTAATCTGTAAATCAAGTTGGTCCTTCTGTTAGTAAACTATTATCAAATTGGTCCCTCAGCTTACCTAACATCATACTACAGTTGTTAATGTTAGTAAAAGTAAGGGACTAATTTGATCATGAAAATTGGAACATCAATTTGATTGTTATCTAACTGTAAATATGCCAAAATAAATTGATGCAATAAAAGTACCTGTACCATGCTGTTTTTAACAAAAGCTGTATTGAAACAACAATAGAAGAGACGGCCTCCTATCATTTTCTCATAGAATATGACACGTACATCTCCAGTTAACTGTAAACACAAGAAATCTTATCAGAAAAGCATGTAGCTGTTTCACATTTTCATGCATAAGCTAAAAAAGAAAACAAGGTATGTTCCAAAGGTTGTTGCTAGTAAAAAGTTGATTAGAAGATCCTTATGATTGGTGAAGATGGATTGAATGTAGTGTTAAATACGATTAGTGGTTATTTACTAGGATCGGTTGGTCGAAATAATAATCCAAACAGGTTTTCTTGTATATTGCAGGACTCTCTGTGTCCATTTGAACAACAATCCGAGGTTCTTCTTGTGTTCcatcttcgttttcttcttcgatataAGAAAAGTAGTAGCGAGGACTGTTGGTTCTGTGATAGCCATTCTTAATCTCTCTGCAGCACCCTCGGAAAATTTCCACCGGCGGACGATAAATAGTTGGTGAAAACTTAGGTGCAGTCAACTTTACGTAAAATTAATAACtgattagatgaaaatttagtcaaatcagtcaaattatttaatgattcTCAGccattaacttcacgtgaagttgactgcatATGAGTTTTTAGCTAAATAGTTATCTAAAGTCATAATTATAATTGAATGAGTTTATACTATATAAAAACACCAGAACTAGAGTTAATTTAAATAACAAACTTATTGcgctttttaaatttgttttcaaGGCTAATATTatcgaatttttttttaattttaattttcaacttTTGAGTAGACAAAGATATGACAAATTACATGATACATTATCACTCGGATTTTTAGACCAATAGATTCAATACCTAGTAACTTAATAAGTAACTTAATAGGAAACACAACTACTGCGTTAATATTTAATTTGGCTCTGGAATTTGAAATTGGATTCAAATTGATCCCTAAAATTATAATTGAGTCAATTTGAAttccaaaatttataataataactCGCATTAGGCCTGAATTGATTTTCATGAATAACATGCTGATTTTACATGTTAATTTATTAAGATTTGGACTTCTCATCTAAATTTCATGTAATTGAGATCTGCTAGACCTCTTAGAAATTTGACTGACTTCCTAACATCTTTACAAAGACAACAATAACaagttcaatttgaaaattttggggTTCTAGGAGCAGTCAAGCTCCTAGAAGTTCTAATAAATCTCAATGTGCATAGAATCTAAGTGAGGAATCTAAATCGCAACAAGTTAATGT is a window encoding:
- the LOC110271340 gene encoding phosphatidylinositol 3,4,5-trisphosphate 3-phosphatase and protein-tyrosine-phosphatase PTEN1-like; its protein translation is MDTESPAIYKKTCLDYYFDQPILLTGDVRVIFYEKMIGGRLFYCCFNTAFVKNSMVQLGIQDLDKVGKKGRSICGSDFSLELLFGPANSSSVSNSDNASIVSL